CTGCTTCTCGCCGGCGCCGCTGCTGGCTGGCTGGCCTAAGCCAGAATACAGCGCGGCGCTCCAGCGCCGCGCATCCTGCTTGTTACTGCGGGTTCTCCAGGCTGAACAGCTCGGTCTGTTCGTCATAGGCGAACAGCTCGGCGTAACGCGCCCAGGACACCACCGTCTTCAAGGTTTCGTCGGCATAGTCCTCGGTCATGTAGTCTTCCAGCTCGTTGCGGAAGCGGGCGGCGGGCGCGGCGTGCGAGGGACGCTCGTCGAGCACACGGCGGATCAACCCGAAGATCGGCACATAGGCCGAGATGTGTTCGGCAAAGAGCTTCTTGCGTTCGTCGGTTTCCATATGGGCGAAGCGCTTGCCTGCCTCGGTCAGCACGATGTCGCCTTCGCTCAGTTGCGCGAAGCGCAAGAGCTGCAGCGTTTCACCGAGGTGGAAGATCTCGTCGGCCTCCATCTGCAACGCGCCCGCCAGCACCGGCAGGTCGGCCCGCCCGTCATAGGGCGCGCCGGCCAGCGCCTCGATCAGGCCGGCCAGGATGTTGGTGGAGACGTGGTTGAGCACCAGGCCGATGCCGGTGCCGGGAATGCCTTCCATGGCCGGCGTACGGGTTTCGGCGCGCTGCGTCATCAGCGCGTAGATGCTGTCGACCAATTGGCGGAACACCGGGTCGAGACGGTTGCGCGGATGCGGCAGGTCGACCTTCAGTTCGCGGGCGACGCGGCCGGGATTGGAGGAGAAGACGAGGATGCGATCGCACATCAGCACCGCCTCCTCGATGTTG
The genomic region above belongs to Mesorhizobium terrae and contains:
- a CDS encoding AAA-associated domain-containing protein — protein: MLDLTAKKPLIDIRQVSRSFPKGSGKDVTVLENVDLTIREGELVGLLGRSGSGKSTLLRIIAGLVEPSSGVAQCRGAEIDGPPTGIALVFQSFALFPWLTVLQNVELGLEAQGVDRAERRSRALAAIDLIGLDGFESAFPKELSGGMRQRVGFARALVVHPDLLLMDEPFSALDVLTAETLRTDMIDLWVEGRLPIKSVLMVTHNIEEAVLMCDRILVFSSNPGRVARELKVDLPHPRNRLDPVFRQLVDSIYALMTQRAETRTPAMEGIPGTGIGLVLNHVSTNILAGLIEALAGAPYDGRADLPVLAGALQMEADEIFHLGETLQLLRFAQLSEGDIVLTEAGKRFAHMETDERKKLFAEHISAYVPIFGLIRRVLDERPSHAAPAARFRNELEDYMTEDYADETLKTVVSWARYAELFAYDEQTELFSLENPQ